ggtattttcacatttaatatggggtggcacaagaagatATGaaagtgtaggaagaaagagtctaaATTAAATTGAATGGGTTAGTGTTAAATTAGattgagataaaaaaatagactttttcttcttgcatctccataatttttaattggacctccataatatttaaaatggtCATTTTATCCTTCATAAAATGACTTTCCGATTTGTAATTTGACTTTAAACTTTTCAGATAACTCTTATTCCTTTTTCTCTATTATTTTATGCTGTTAGTTCTTGAATAGGACAATGGAAGTCTTCTTTCACAGttataaatagttttatatCGTTTAGAAGTTAAAAGacactttaaattttaaaacgaACAATATCTCAAATACAATAATTAATCATAATGACATTATCTCAACAAGTTGGAAAtatctttcttatttttcaattaaaatttaaaaattggaTATAACTCTCatgcaaaaattaaataaatataaacttttaatatttttcctttttccttatCTCTCATTTAATGTACTTCCAACATTTTACTTTTgacatttttgaaaattaagacctttaaaaataatatatccaTTTTTCAATAAACTTGACTTTCCACAAATTACAATctgatattaaaaaataattaaaaaaacataacaatgtttatttaaataatttagaattaacatttaaaaaaatatatgttttaaacCTTTCTAGAAATGTCAAATTGTGTcgataaattttataaatttaaattacagATTCTGAAAAATACATTTCTAATTCCTTGTTCTAGAATCAATATTTCTAAACTGTTTTTGGAATAAGTAATTAGgaagtttttttaatatattatgtatAAGGATTTTGGAATTTTCACTCTAAACATAAAGTGAGCTTTTTGAACAATGCATTATTTTGCATGCAAAATACCCTAACAAATAACAACTTAATATCTTTTTCTTACATTCTATTTGGATAAGAAGTTGagtagaagaaaaaagaaagagtgAAATCACAATcatagaaatataaaaaatattatgaaaatgaaTATTGTTTGAGCAAACAGAAGTGAAaagtaaaatagaaaaatttattttcaactgaCAGGATGAGTGAAAAATAGATTGacaaaaattacataaaaatatttgtacattaattaaaaaatactctattttttgaaagattacttgttattgttaaaattgtgttaattttaaaagaattaaaataaactaattatcTCCATCTAATCAAAAGTATTCAAACACAGCATGAATAATTTCCTTcaagaataatatataaaacaagAAATGTATATTAACTTCAATATCATAAATGTATCTATCTCTAAACAAAAAGATGGCATGATTATCCCTTTCTTGAACTTCAAACAATCATTGGTTGATAAAGGGGTGATGAGAATGCATTGTTTTCAGAAATAATCAGAAAATGAGGCCAATCACTTAATTGTTTAAGaacaaaggaaaaacaaaagtcAGTGACAGCCAAATATGATCACATTTCTGGAAATAAGTTCTAAACAAAATTCATAAGCATAATAGACTGCATAATTAAGTCCATTCATTAGTAAATATGTAGAATgaagtgtgtatatatatatacacacacatttCTGGAATTATGTTCTAAGCAAAAGTCAGTGACAGCCAAATATGATCACATTTCTGGAATTTTGTTCTAAACAAAATTCATAAGCATAACAGACTGCATAATTTAAGTCCATTCATTAGTAAATATGTAGAATgaaatgtgtatatatatatatatatatagtgagagagagagagagagagaaactaatttaaataaagaaattggTGACAGATTCATGTGATGTGACAAAAAGAATGAGCTATCAAGGGAACTGGAATGAACCACCAATTTGGTTAGAACCAGCAGGGGGGTTGATGGCCACCCAAAGGAGAGAAATTGTGATTGCAATGAGGCCTGACCATACAAAAACTATGGTAGGtgttcttcctcttcttcccaTCAAGCCTTTTGCAAAGGGATAGAGATGAGCCAAGACCCAAAAACTGAAGAAAACACCACCTAGTAGACGGCTCCACTGTGGTATGACACTGTATATGGTTCTGCTAACTCCAACTGCTATTGCTATCAAGTTAACCATCATGATTGTGATAGGTGGTATCATAAGGGATGTCCATTTCACAATATACAGATCAGCAAATtcatcatctacatcatcaCCACCTGACTTTGAAGTCAAAGTGAATGAGATTTCAATCCCTGCTATCACTTTCAGCAAACCTTGAAGCACAGCAGCAAGATGAGCACTTGTCCCTCCAATCAGCCAGAACTGCTCATTTCTCCACCATTCTTCCAGCTCAATGCCAGACCACTTGATTTCAAGCACTGCAAGTATGCACAGAGTCACAGTGATTCCCAAGAGGTAAGAAAGAAAAGTGACATTGAGGGTCTGCACAATGAACTGCCCAGAGAAAAGGGACAGTGCAGGAAGGAAGCAGTAGACGATTAGGAATATGGATGTGAAAGGGTAGATTCCAACATTCAGATATGCAATTCTttgaagaattttcattctTGGGCTAGCCAGAAGAGCATTGTTTCTTGAGAAGAAGATTTCAACTGAGCCAGTAGCCCATCTAAGGACCTGATGCAACCTGTCAGTGAGATTTATGGGAGCTGTTCCACGGAAGGCATCACGCTTGGTCACACAGTAAACTGATTTCCATCCCCTGTTGTGCATCCTATACCCAGTGACCACATCCTCTGTCACAGATCCATAGATCCACCCGACACGGTTTCCCCACTCGGTCTTGTCCTCGTACCAACAGGAGATGACGCTGATGGCCTCTGCCACGGTCGATGCATCGAGAAGATCACGGGGTATGGTGAGAGCACCCGGTGGACGTCCATTTTTCACGGCTGAGTGATCAGCCAGTGGTCGGCCTTGGAACTCAGCCACAGGAATCGAGTCGATGAGGAAAGTTGAGTTTCCAAACTTCTTAGGGAAGAGTGATAGATTCATTTCCTCCTCGTCAGAATCACCCATCCTCAGTGCCCGGTTCTCTTCTGGGGTGCTTGCCATTGATGCATGCTTCTTCTGACGACCAAAGCAACAATTACAACAACCGGTGGCGTGCTCTTTGGAACGTGGCGGGTCAAAACCATATAGTGCAATCCGTCTGAAAAGGCACCCTGTTCCCACATACACTGGCCCTTGAAGTCCATCCAGGGCTCGCATGTTGACATCAAAGAAGACAGTATTATGATTGGCATATCTATCAGAGGGGTCAATCCCTTCAAACCTCTGGGGGAACTGGACATAACAAAGGCGGTCACCTCCACGATCCATCATAAAGCACATGCCTTCCCTCATTGCCTTTGAGTTGTAGATATAGTGGTCACAGTCAAGATTGAGTATAAATGGACCATTAGACATGATTGCTGAGGCTCGAACCAAGGCATTCATGGCACCGGCTTTTTTGTTGTGATCATAGCCTGGGCGCTTCTCTCGAGAAACATAAACAAGAAGGGGAAGACGGATATCAACATCAGTCTGGTCAATGAGACTTGTATCATCAGCACTTCCTGGAAGAGGTTCATCGCTGGGAGGTTTCAACATCACCTACACATTAAcgaaaaacaaattattaatcaTACTTAAAACTCAGTAAGACTATGACACTTGTATAAAACACTACGAGGACCTATTTAGTACCTGAATTATACCAGCATGGTCACCCTTAGAATGCTCAGATGTAGGATTCAACCAAGTTCCTGGCCAGTGAGTTCCATCAGCCATCCATGTTGCTTTAGGGATCTTTGCAGTTTCTAAAGGTTCATCTTCCCTGTTTTGTCTCTGAACTTTCATGGCCTTGATTTCCTCTCTAGCATGATAGGCATCTGATCGACGACGGATAGAATCAGGGAGACTATTGATCCTAACCTTGAATTCATCATACTCACGCTTTACTCGTCTGCGATCCTTGACAAAATCAGGCCGCACTTTGTTTTTGTAAGGATCTCTTTTTAAGCTGAAGTATGATTCAGGATTCCTGGGCTCTATATCATGTTTACGGCAGAAGTGAACCCATGCATTAGCAAAGCTGGCAGCTTCAGCCATTGCCTCAAAAGTTAGAAGTGCACCTCCATCATCAGAAACATAACAAGAAAGCTTCTCAACAGGGTAATCAGCGGCTAAAATAGACAAGATAGTGTTCGCGGTCACGAGAGGAGGTTCTTTCTCAGGATCAGCAGTAGAAACAAAGATATCTATTCCTGGAAGATCAGATTTTCCAGTTGGATTGTTAGGGGTGGGAGTTTCAAATTTCTCCTTCAGAACATTAAGATCTGTCGAACGATTCACCGGGCAGAGTTTGGGCAGTTGATCCAGAAGCCAGGAAAAAGCAAACCATATCTCACAAACAACAGACATGCCCCACAGCCATACTGCATCAGTATTTTGGTGTTTGACCCTCCATGCCAAGAACAGTGCCAAGACAACCAAACGAATAAAAATGATAAGACTGCAAACAAACACAGAGAAGAATGAATTATTCAGGACGAGTATAGGTCATACAATCGTAGAATaaacacaagaataaaaaatttaagcgAACATCAGTTTTAAAAGTCTAGCAAAACACCAAAGCAGAcaatataaagaagaaaaaaattgtgcAATTAAATAATCATCACAAATCTCCCATGTATTCTGAATTTATGCGTTAGGATGCTTGAACAAAGGAATACCACCAAGTCAATATTGCTCAATTGACATACCATATGCAGAACCAAATTCATTAATCCATCAATATTTAAATCCCaaacatattaatataaactatttatctATGTTTTACATGGATATAGCTatacataataatgttaatagaCACTCAGAATAATTGGGAActgcatttttttttagatcagtaaatattgttaatatgtTAGTTCTTTGCTGTGGGGAGCTATCCCTTCCTCTTTTCGGCTTTTACCACCAAACCAACCTTTTATACATGATGGAAGTGCATTGTTTAAGTTAGTATACTTAGAAAACATACAAAGAGAGACATTTTACAAGGAAAAAGATATTTAAGAGTAAAGACTCCATACCGATATGGACTCAAAATAGCAGCAGGTATCTTCAGTTTCCTGGTAAGTGGTCTCCAGGGTCTGTTCATCAATTCAGTAGGCTCAACAACATCATTCTCTATTTCATTTCCAAAACCACCTTGCTTTGGCCATATAGCATTACCATAGCCATAGGTCCCCTTTGTTTCAAAGAGCCACCTGTTATGATCAAAGTCCCCAGTTTGGCTCCTCATTAAAACCGACTTCGTTGACTTCATCAAGGACAATCTCCTCTCCATTTTAGACATTCCACCTGGTGGAGGAAGTTGAAGAGGATGACCATTATCTGCAGCCACTTCATCTAGCTCTGTGTTCTTATACGACTCCTTGCATCCTGGGCACGTTCCACctcctgtttttactgcatcgATATAACAATCTCTACATATCTTAAAATCACACTCACAGGGAAGAATATCGGCACCACGTTCATCACTCATCACCTTAGAATCACAACCAGGAACAGCACATGAAGACCCTTTTGCACCAGCCATCTGTGGATGACTTGCTTCAGATTCTATCACCTTATCCATTAGATGGGCTCGAGTAACACTGTTGAATCCACCTGTGAAAAGTGAATTTGACACATACTGCTCCTCAACTTTCTGTGAGATTGATGGATCCATAGGTTGGTTATCTGGGGTAGCTGGTATATGCACCGTATAGTTCATGAAGTCAGTACTCCCTATCTCACTGTCAAGATCATCTCTAGAGTAACTCACATAGCGGCCTGAGGAAGTTCTCCTTCCAAATTGTACACTTGGAGGTAATGGAGGCTTCTGACCATCAGGTGCACCATCAGATGATGTTGATATAGATGATCGACTTGCTCTAAACATTTTTGATGCCATAGTTGACTGCAGAACTGATTATAATATGCTGAAACTCAGAAATTTACAAAATAAGAACTTCATCAAAAACCATAGTTAATTCAATTCACTACAAACACTGAGACCAAATATCAAAGGATGAGTCTTAATCCATAGCTAATAAGAGTGCTGTTAAAGAGAAAAACTGAGAAAAAAGTATACCCTATGAAGGCACATTATTCAAGTATCAAACAAACAACTGAAACAAGCAAACCGATGGCTGGATCTCAGTAAAATCTTGAAGATTGCTCAGATAATTTCGACAGGTCCACAGAAtatcaggaaaaaaaaaaagcgaAAAGCGAAAAGTGTAAACTTTCATGAGGGCGTAGAAAAGAAGTTGAAAAGAGAAGAGACCACATATTCACTGGAATCTACACAAAGATGCAGACCCATGGGCATTTTTTCCATAACCCCTACTTGAAGATCCAAAAATATCCCTTTTTTTTCACTCAAAACAAAACCAACCCCAAGAACTC
The sequence above is a segment of the Phaseolus vulgaris cultivar G19833 chromosome 2, P. vulgaris v2.0, whole genome shotgun sequence genome. Coding sequences within it:
- the LOC137810327 gene encoding cellulose synthase-like protein D2, with translation MASKMFRASRSSISTSSDGAPDGQKPPLPPSVQFGRRTSSGRYVSYSRDDLDSEIGSTDFMNYTVHIPATPDNQPMDPSISQKVEEQYVSNSLFTGGFNSVTRAHLMDKVIESEASHPQMAGAKGSSCAVPGCDSKVMSDERGADILPCECDFKICRDCYIDAVKTGGGTCPGCKESYKNTELDEVAADNGHPLQLPPPGGMSKMERRLSLMKSTKSVLMRSQTGDFDHNRWLFETKGTYGYGNAIWPKQGGFGNEIENDVVEPTELMNRPWRPLTRKLKIPAAILSPYRLIIFIRLVVLALFLAWRVKHQNTDAVWLWGMSVVCEIWFAFSWLLDQLPKLCPVNRSTDLNVLKEKFETPTPNNPTGKSDLPGIDIFVSTADPEKEPPLVTANTILSILAADYPVEKLSCYVSDDGGALLTFEAMAEAASFANAWVHFCRKHDIEPRNPESYFSLKRDPYKNKVRPDFVKDRRRVKREYDEFKVRINSLPDSIRRRSDAYHAREEIKAMKVQRQNREDEPLETAKIPKATWMADGTHWPGTWLNPTSEHSKGDHAGIIQVMLKPPSDEPLPGSADDTSLIDQTDVDIRLPLLVYVSREKRPGYDHNKKAGAMNALVRASAIMSNGPFILNLDCDHYIYNSKAMREGMCFMMDRGGDRLCYVQFPQRFEGIDPSDRYANHNTVFFDVNMRALDGLQGPVYVGTGCLFRRIALYGFDPPRSKEHATGCCNCCFGRQKKHASMASTPEENRALRMGDSDEEEMNLSLFPKKFGNSTFLIDSIPVAEFQGRPLADHSAVKNGRPPGALTIPRDLLDASTVAEAISVISCWYEDKTEWGNRVGWIYGSVTEDVVTGYRMHNRGWKSVYCVTKRDAFRGTAPINLTDRLHQVLRWATGSVEIFFSRNNALLASPRMKILQRIAYLNVGIYPFTSIFLIVYCFLPALSLFSGQFIVQTLNVTFLSYLLGITVTLCILAVLEIKWSGIELEEWWRNEQFWLIGGTSAHLAAVLQGLLKVIAGIEISFTLTSKSGGDDVDDEFADLYIVKWTSLMIPPITIMMVNLIAIAVGVSRTIYSVIPQWSRLLGGVFFSFWVLAHLYPFAKGLMGRRGRTPTIVFVWSGLIAITISLLWVAINPPAGSNQIGGSFQFP